The window aagtgacttataaaagacataaacataattgagtaacactaggctagggcctgtttgctCAGCAAGTGCAGAAGGACagataacaaaagttgattgcttcaaatgaaaatacaggtactcgtcgacgtacgacctatgcaagttacgactgttcgactttatgACGTGTTCGACAGTTTCCCCCGCCAgttgttggcagcgccagtttcccgcactcccaagtctcgctacgcagcagtaataATAttcgcagcagtgttgccccacgtgtgtttgtgtcttgttgttttggcaattttcgataataatataccCCTAACATGTCTACCAAGAGGAAATTGTCTCTGTCCACTCCTCAGCCtgccaaaaaggaaagaaaggccaTTGATCTAGACACctaaatgatgataataaaacagtatgaaggaggaaagaaagtgaatgcgATCGCATGTGATATGAAGTTATCACACTGTATTGTGTCGACtattttaaaggacaaaaatagAATTCATGAAGCTGTGAAAGGTTCTGCACCTTTGCGATCAACAGTGATTACGAAGCAATGTACCGGGCCCATTCatgaaatggagaaattgttAAACATTTGGATGGAAGATCAGATTCAAAAGCAGACGCCATTAGGCCTCTTTACAGTACAGTCGAAGGCTAGAAGTCTGTTTGAGACTTTAAAGGAACGCGCCGGAGAAGACTACAGTCAAGAATTTGTGGCAAGTACTGGTTGGTTTAAGAGGTTTAAGAAAAGATTCCAGTTGAATAATGTTCGAGTGGCTGGAGAAACAGCGAGTGCGAATGAGGAAGGAGCTAGTAAGTTTGTCGATAGTTTCGATGAAATAATTAAGGATGAGGGTTATCTCGCAGAGCAGATTTTTAATGTGGATGAAACAGGGTTATATTGGAAGCAGATGCCAGGACGCAGTTACATCCACAAAGAAGCCAAAAGCATGCCAGGATTTAAAGCACACAAGGATAGATTGACTCTGCTGCTTGGCGGGAATATCGCAGGGTTCAAGCTGAAGCCCTTCTTAATTTATCATTCTGAAAATCCATGTGCATTTAAGAATGTGAACAAGCACACTTTGCCAGTTTATTATAGATCAAACTGTAATGCCTGGATGAACCAGGCTTTATTTGAGGATTGGTTCAGTAATTGTTTCATTCATCAAGTGCGTGAGTACTGTTTGGAGAGAggaattcccttcaaaattttactgTTGCTCGATAATGTGCCTGGACATCCACGTCACTTAGCTGATCTCTATCCCAATgtgaaagtggttttttttttgcccccaaaCACTACTCCACTTATTCAACTGATGGACCAAGGTGTGATTGCTACATTAAAGGCAAACTATCTCAGAACCACCTTTGCCCAAGCCATAGCTGCTATAGATGCTGACTTGGAACTATCACTATGTGACTTTTGGAAACAGTATAATATTCTTAAGTGTATAAAGAATCTTGCTACCACATGGGACTCTGTGATGGAAAAGTGTATGAATGGCATacggaagaagtgtgttaagtgttatgtaaatacttttgctggatttaacagtgaacaagaaatTGATGAGATTCataaagaaatagtgaaactgtcaaaagacctttcattgaaatgtgaaatggaagatgttgaGGAATTGCTGGACCGGAAATCAGGTGATCTTacgaatgaagagctgatagaattggaagaagaaagagtggcggaagaagaaataAGAGAACTGGAAAAAGACGAAGAGAAGGAGGCGCCACAAcaaatgttcaccacaaagggattgtcagaaggttTATCTCTACTGAGTAAACTCCTCgcccattttgaaaaaatggacccaaatattgaacgatttgcaaGGATTgtacggatggcacgcaacacatttcgtccttattgcaaAATTTATAAAGAGAGAAAAacccaaacaattcagacgaagctcactatgtttatgaaaacagcaactcctcccatcaccccgtccgcagcctcgcctggtgaaggcgatatcgacaaccctcagccaagcaccagtggtgccaggaattagaTGTAcaatgatccctcgctatatcgtgcttcgactttcgtggcttcactccatcgcagattttaaatgtaagcatatctaaatatatatcatggattttttgctggttcgcggatttctgcggacaatgggtcttttaatttatggcacagttggtttgtccagttgatttcatataagggacgctattggcagatggctgagaagctacccaaccagagcactaATTACGTATTAATAAAACTCcacaatgatatacgatatgcttcccacgcggtgcttcgcatacttgaaagcccaaacagcacgtattgatttttgattgtttgcttttctctgtctctctcactctctctgacattctctgctcctgacagagggggtgtgaacagaggggctgttcgcacactggcctagaggatacggatgctcctctaaaaaatgctgaaagacaaccttcacattgctccctttcttgcagctgctttgtccggcggtgcttcacatacttaaaagcccgaacagccctattgatttttgattgtttgcttttctctctgtctgtttctctctctctctctctctgacgttctctgctcctgacgcgcactcatttgaagaggaagatatgtttgcattcttttaattgtgagacggaactgtcatctctgtcttgtcatggagcacagtttaaacttttgactacagggtgttatttcatgtctagaggggtctaataatgttaaaaaacatatttagaaggcagtaaacaggttttccatgctctaactgcgaaaatattcgatttataaataaagaatcccacttcgcggaaattcatttatcgcagtagagtctggaatggattaaccgcgataaacgagggtttactgtacagtatttcttatttttgtatgttttccacatattaaaccaattgtactgtagtatgctgtgtttgacttaaaaagtaagaaaatgttgataaaacattactttaagatgattacaatatcattacccagtctaatattgttACCTTaatttaacataggccgacttacgtccagatcaacttacaaccattCAGTCGGAACCAATTGCGGTCATTGATGAGTACCTgtatgtaataactaataaatttacaataatCGATAAAGCAACTACTATTATATATTAGATTATATTATAGTTGGTTAAAGAAggtgtggggcggcacggtggcacagtggtagcactgcagcctcacagtaaggagtcctgggtttgcttcccgggtcctccctgtgtggagtttgcatgttctccccatgtctatgtgggtttcctccgggtgctctggtttcctcccacagtccaaagacatgcaggtgaggtgcattggtgatcctaaactgtccctagtgtgttcttggtgtgtgggtgtgtgtgtgtgtgtcctacggtgggttggcaccgtgcccgggagttaggatatagtgggttggataatgactgactgactgactgactgactaaagaaGGTGTTCTGAGGTTAAACCATATATAGCATTGGCTGATAGAAAGTGGAAAATAGCTCACAAAATGTGCATAATTGGAAATAATTTGTACATAGTATTGGTTACTGGAAAGTGTGGGTATAAACTGAATGAATGTCATCATACCAAGTCTGTGTTAAGAGGCATTCCTTCAAGCTCCtaaaaaaacagacatacaaTTGTAAAAGACCCTGCAAGTTCTGTGGCTTTTCTTCAGCTTtatgtagttattttttaaatagtgcaatgtactgtatatgaagaatGAAAGCTGTGATTAAAGgaagttaaatactgtatatcatttcttTTGTACCATTCATTTCTTGTCTTAATATCCACGCTATGGTAACTAGGAAGGGATATGTTCAGGTTCAAGTATGAGCTATAATTCTAAAAAAACACACTCTCAGGAAGCATGTACCCATGTTTGGATACAACTGGTTCCTTGAGCAGGATTTCAGCCACATACTGAGTGTTATattgtataaaatctacaaattattctctatatttttattattatattttgctcaatcccaacaagatgaattcggatgtaggaggcattataataaaaaggcttatcctcttcccttacacctcacttttataacagttgttcacagcatagtgctaaaatggttttacagcctgggaaaggaagactgatcCATGCCTCAGGATATTGATtaatttatggatggacatctgggacaacaatttggtttacagtctgggaaaagatagattagagTTTGAGcagaattcatccatcatattgacagccagccaatcaagtGCATGCAAcaatgtgttgtgaaaccatagcatgaaactttataataaatatgcctcattttgaaagcaacgtcagaagaagaagagaaacagtgacgaCAGAAGAGTGATgtaagagaagaaaacaaagacacgtatgaccagttttcatccaatCATcaattaacagcattttcatgaacatcaattgctaaatcaaacgccaccCTGGGaaattcatccttgacatcactgattccttgtcatctctacttttttttgtaagctttttctaaagactatatatatatatatccagactttcctatcagtacctattttctattattctttgtcccagtgatattattattattcctataataaataccatgctgcttttaactttctatgctttgtcttaatgtctagagtgattgaagtaataagttagatttctttgagcacctggtgcagccggagatttgccattacctctgtgctgcgaggtttattaaggctgcgagtgagagctccactcaatagtagggaacagtatgtaaagtaaggtATGCTTTGCTGATAAATGGTCTATAGTCAAGAGttctgagcctttgtatgtttaaatgtattcttgtagaccaaaagtaatatttaggtctgagatatcattaaaacattgtatgttgttcgtgctgataataagtaagtctcttgaagtgctgagtggcaggctgtgttattcctaaagcacttgtgtggtttaaactgctaaaggttaatcagcatgtgtgtgtcattcatggggcactgttgtagttagggtctgtgtgtatgcgtagagctacactgcaaaacattttttcttaacaagtaaaaatttcttattttaaggtaATATATCGAATATTTTGCCCCCAAGAGATTAAAAATCTCATGTTGCAATGATACTTGCTAGATTATTTTTCTCAATTCAAGATAACTGGTCTTAAACTATCTGACTTAGATATAAAAGTGTAATTCCAAGACAATTTCGacttaaaaaaagcacaactgtgaGAGAAAAGCCTGTTATCAACTACAGCGATGAGCATAGCAGGACATGTATTCTTATTTCAAGAACCAAAACTTTCTAGGTTtgtcttgttttaagaaatgagtaAGACACAACCCCGAGAcctaaattaaactctttttatTCCAGAAAGGTTTTAGAATACAACCTTGATTTTGTTAACAACTACGCCATTTCAGATTAACACTTGCCTAATTCAGTGGCCTTTCCCTGTAACTAGTATGATTTAACAGCTGGATTCCCTGCAAAGGGTAGTACTTTATTATATTCAAAtggtaatatttttcttcaaatcaaaatggtttccacattttaaaataaatgaccaTTGTATAAAAAATGTGTCTGGTGGTTTGATGCAAGAGTTTTTTCACTGTGTGAAATAAATGGCTTAATCCAAACAGTGTTGCTggaatttattaacataaaaagaaaagttcaagaatttaggaatcttttaaagttttatataGTTCAATGATATCCCCATGATAGATATacaagaatatatattttgtttttcagtcatatagtctcactgaaattaaaattaaccagCTTCATAGCATCAACAAAACGGGTGGATTTATCCAGGTTagggattttaatttcaaatggcaAAACATCTCTATCAAAGACACAGCATCATGAACttgaaactccaaacaatataatgTGTAGTGTTGATATGGTTCAAACTGccttgggttggcaccctgcctgagattggttcctgccttgtgccctgtgttggctgggattagctccagcagacccccgtgaccctgtgttcagattcaacgggttgaaaaatgaatggatggatgatatggtTCAAAAGTCGTTTTAAACTCAAAGCCACAAACaagcagcaaataaaacaatGAGTGCTGAGCGACTGTAGCTGTTATGTGATGTAATATACAGGATCCTTccattattttaggaaaaaaaattatttgcatcAATGACATTGTTGAGTATATGAAAAGCTAACGGTATAATTAGTTTCCTTGCAGTGTccaattgttttttgtttgttttttttttttttttacaaaaacgttttttttttcaaatataatatccaGAGCTGTTTTTGACCCCTTCTTTGTCATGTAATAGAACATACCTTTCTTTGAGCATGCGTAAACACGTTACCTGGAAAGCGTCCTTAGCTTTCCCGCGCATCAGATGTTACATTTCTAAACGTTCTCACCGTAAGGTTATTAATAAcgttacatactgtagatagctAAGATACGCTTTGCTCTTAGCAAAGTGGATTCACTTGACGAAGTCACActggaaatattaaaaggtaagtttctaattgacatttactgttgctgcagtgcattctgtttttatgaatccacaAGAATTCACCTGTCCACGTTGATACCTATAATCATTACGACACAAAACAGAAGTAGTGGGGCAAGCTAGTTTCGTGTAACcattacataaaattttaaaaataaatgcaggtgtttatgttataaatatttattttttcatttccggTTTTCACCTTTGCAATTCATCCAGCAAACACTGGCCTGAATTATAACTTCCATTGCACGCAGTTCTTGCATTCGAACATATTGGTCCATTTAGCACTTTTCTTGCCATTTTAGGCATTAATGAGTGGTTTGAGGCTGCACAGCAACACCTGACTCTTTTTATCGAGCGCCATCATTGTTAGATTTCATATATACAAAaagttattatgaaataaatgttagttaaatgttgttgatttatttgttagttatttatttaaaaagttgttaaAGATGTTCTGATACAGACTTCtgcttgcttaaaaataaattgaaatgtatcttttaaaaatgtgccaaGTTATAACTGTATTGCACTCGCCTCATGCTCTTACTGGTAGTAAAAGCGAACACGACCCAAGTCGCTTCTATTTGAGAtacctttaaagaaaaacttaaaaatttagaggccagtattttaaaattatttttgattttgaggtATCCACAATTGTAAACTtattgcttgaatataaaagatcGCTGTACTTGAAATTGCAATGGGAGCACCCATCCCCCTTAACTTCGTTATCAATACCATACATGAGCgtgtcatataaatatatatattctagaGCCAGCCCTGAGTGAGACGGTGCTCTTTATTAGGCTACTTTAATGGCACAGGTGAAGGCCTCAGTCTGAGTCAAATGTTAACGCCCTGCTAATTTTATACACTCACAAATTAAGTTAGTAAGTCGTATGTATCGTGTCCTTGATCAGGCAACACAGTAAATACACCTCTGTAGGATATCTCTACTTGCCTAAAACCTCAGTATGATATACTTGttcagaaaggaaacaaaatgtaaaacatttataaaaaggtATCATGATTTGCACTTGTACCATCTTTCAAGAAACTCTTAAACTTataaaaatttgtaaatttaGCACTTAAAGCCTAAAACCTGAGTTGGAAATGACTGCCGGTAATTGTGCAGATGACGTCCAAATATGAATGAATTACTGGTCTTCTCTGTTGCTTTCAAGTTGCAAATGTTACAGAAGGTCTTCTAGGGACTCTTTCACATGAAGATCTGAACATTTCCTTCGAAAAAAACCTCATGGCCAGCAGtacatcaagaggtcagcattatttatttatttatttattttaagaaatattgttgaGCAAACAATGTagttattattacttttgttatgttctttttgttgagattaaaggcttctgtagcaacttttatgTCAGAAGTGTCCATGTCCTGATGATATTTGAGATCAAGCAGGGGTGAAATATAAATGATAATAGGGAAAAGGAAGACGTTTATGATATGAAAGTGAtgacaacataaatatatatttatagatgtggaAATTTGAAGAGTAGAAACTTGGGCTTTGTCTTTCTCAATTAAAATTTTCCATAATTCAATAAAAGCAGTTTGAAATGTCACCCAAGCACAGGACAGCTCATGCATCCATCAAGGCTGTTGCCCCAACATGTTCACCTCACCATATGAATCTTTGTGTAAacacatatttatgtatgtttgtaatttatacaaagtctatattaatttacaactgttttgataaactttatcatggtgccagagaatgaTAGTGtgttacatgttaattagcacacacaagtaagaatttcacagtactcatGTAGCACTTATTTAGTTGAATACAACATATTGTGAAAATACTCCATATCAATAGATGACTGAGCACATACCATTTCTGTGTTTTATCAGGAAGTAAAGAAGATGACTACTATCTTGTTTTTAGTTACCAAAAAattttaacaatgaaaatataagtGGTCAGATATTTGAGCAATGCTGTCTTTGATTACTAATTTCATTTaccttaaataaaagtaaatatttccatttatgtcAGGCTTCATCaaatttcataattcataaaCAGTTTATTGATAACTGGTGACTATTTTCAAtgtcattttcctgtatttttttaacaagagcTGCAGTTTTCTGTGCAGCAAGATAACTTACAAGACAGCTGcacatctccctcctcttctGAAAGCAATACTCTAAAAAATGCCAGTCTTTCACCTACCCCTCAATCCAGTGAGCAAGGATGTTCCACAAAACTTTTAAGAGAAGCCAGCCTCTCTAAAATCATTCAACTACCATGCCTTGAATACATACTTCAAAGTGACAGTGAGTTGGAGCAGGTCAGAAAACACTGCAGCACATAGGGAAAGAGGAGCATTGTATTCTTTCAAAGGATCTGCGCTGTAGATTAATTAGAAATACAGTGACCAACATAGTGCCCATACTGAGGACAACAACAAGGGAAGACAAATATACCTCCAAACATGAAGTTTCTTCAATGGCAAAACGTATAGTCAAGTATTATCCAAAGCTATATGCAGCTGAAGATCAAAATTCATGGGTGAGTGTAAATAACTAGTTTTTATAGGGGATTTAGACTGAGCAGTCACACCTTGTATTCActtgcacactttttaaaagagtgTAATCTCATTACAGGAACCTGTGTTTATACAACTCCTGGAAAGGCTACAGAATATCTGCACACCTCAGAAGCGACAGGACTGTATgcctcaaataaataaagagatgtcTCGGCATCACCATTGACAAGCATGCTGCTGAAGTCGAGAATTCAGGCGAGGCCGATTCCACTGCATCTTTGGGGAATTCTATTGCTTCAGCGATGCTTGTTAACGTGTCACCTTCTAGTCGTACCCAAGATGTTACAGCAGAGAAAGAATGTGAACCATCTGGTAAGTGCACAATAGAGATGGTCATATCCCATCTTAGTTCAGACTGTTTAGAAAACACAACTGAtttgattattcatttatatatttttgcagctgttgacAGCCACTAAATACAGGCCAGGCACTGTATTTAAAACACTACAGGACCTTTACAAAAAGCCAAAGCCAAATAAATTTGCAGTTACCCAGCTCCTTGATCATGAATTTAATGCACAGAGGTAATTTATAGATTATATGGGAGGCTTACCCATGCTTTAAAGAACTGGATCAtgtaagtacataaaacacagacatttgactgaaatatttttgaaaatggtttcttaaaacaaaatatgtgccGACTTAGAGTGCTCATTTTATAGGTAATGGATGAAATGCATTGTATTCTTAGTTGGAATAATCTTAACTACATCATAGAAGTTAAGAGCAGATGGACCAGTTTTTATGGAAAAGCACAGCTGTATGGAGTAATGAAGAAGATCCTGAAGCCTCCACATATGCACGATGATGGTAACATTTGTCATACATATTTAATTCACTCATTTTATAGTTAGTTATGCTCTTTACTCAGTGTTGCAGCATGATAGGCCTAAAAGAAAGTCAAATTGAAGTTGTTTAAAGTTATGATATTTTGCAGTTGATGCTCAAAGGGTTGCActttttttatgccattttttccaTAAAGATCAAGTCTATATTATAGTAAGCCAAACTTTGAgaaattttcatgcaaaatattattACTGCTCTCTTTGCCAGCAACTATTGGTTTGTGAATTCCAGGTtccattttcttcattgtattagaaagttgtactgtgttattttgaaataaatttttccctttaattatgtttttaaaaagccatgtattagcattgtaaatagttttgtCTAGCATCTTTTTAAGACACAACAGAATAATAAACTGATTGACACTACCCTTTATTAGGTATAAATaatgaaggaatattttaaagaatacttaaaactttaaatatgatCTATGTAAGGTTCATTTCAATTGTTCGTTCATGTCCTAGAATATTAGTAAAAATAATACCAGACATCatatcatttttgttataaatcattCTGAATTTAAAGCTTGctgtatgttgttgttttcattaaaaggagaatgtttgagttatattagaacataatgcgaaagatatttaataagatttttttttcattagtgaaAAATGCCATCGCCATGTTTAGAGCTCTGCCATCCAtgtttccttcactttctctatCCCCCAAAAAGCTGGGAAACAAAACATGAGGCATTAGTTCATGGCCTTAAggtaaaactttgcatttttacattgtttaaaggaaaaataaagacagtTACTGAAATTCTATCCATCTTTGACTGGCAGCAATTTTCagggttgtttttaatgttagctaCAGGAACAACACTGTACATTAAACGGTTTGATTAAAAGGGCTCAACAGAATATAACAATCTTCAatttttagtgatttctttgctatttcaattACAAGCTGTGTATAACTGCTTCTGTTAAAATTAGCACATTAATTCAgtattataaataagtaaatgtataataaatctgtataggactacagagaataaaataaattcagcctattttctttgttggtttttgtttgtcttgaaGACCTCCGAGAATCCTGATGCCTTTCTACAGCAAAGACTGACCACTGTCTAGCCCTGCCCTTATTGTGGACCAAGATAACTGCATGCTAGCTATTGGAAGTGAGCCTGTGACAACTTTCCCTCAAGAAATGTTGCAGGAAGGTATCATGTACCTTATGGCATACTATTATGCACTACATCTAACATATCCTAAGTGCATTGCCACTGTCCTCTCTGTAattcaaactgaaatattactggacacagtttgaagggaaaatacaaatacagtatgctaGAAGAAAAATTGTGTGAGCCAAACGTAGAACAGGAAATGCATgtctatgatgtactgtatataattaccaTAAAAGTTGAAAATCAATCAGataaattgtaaataatttgatattttgtggattttaacatgttaggttgtattttctttgtcctgttttttggcaaagttaccactattaaaattttgtttatgtaATTAAGTTTGTTATGCATTTCTGACTGTGACAAGATGAGACAGTCCTGAACTACAATGCACAATAATGATATGGATATGATGTTTGTGTTATATACAAGGTAATCTTCCTGTGCCAACTAATTTTCATGTGcttatgtttttctctgtttctgtattgTAAACACAGCAGTAGTGCTGTTGAATATTGATGTAATACTTAAAGAGCAATGCTAATGATTGTCtttattgtaagttattttatctattcaggaAGCCAACATATATCAGGAAATTGTATATTAATTAAGTAGGAATGTAGGAATGAATTCCTAATTCAAACCTCTgctaaaatatttggtttcaatttgaaatgaagaccatCCTAAAATGAGAGCACTGTGCTACTCTTACCTTATTCTTTTGTAGGTGGACTTGAAATTTGTTGTATATATCATGCAAATATAGCTTAGTATGTGTTGAAATTAACTActttcaggattttttaaaaatccaagtcAATATATCTCACCCCATTGGcatataattttgcttatttcaaacatttaattattaataatcgtatatttttttcttattctgtgatttttgtaaaataattttcctgttttaagataTATGCTCTGAGATTAAATATTGGACTACCTATTTCAAGATGAGCTAACTTGTTTCAAGTAACAAGATTTTCTTTCTCCACTGGTATTTAGAATTTTCCACTTATATTATTGATTTATTCTCTTGTTCCTTGGCCTTCATTTTCCAGTGTGCtaaaattaagaatgcaaaacaactgaattaaaaattattttctaatattcagtgTATTTCCACCGTAGAAAGTCTAATATCAagtaatttgttctaaaaaacagcattttctacttatttcaaaCCTTTGAACACCTATCAGAGCTTTCTTATTTCTAGACTGGAACTTATTTTAAGATTTCTTGGCAAGTAAAATTATCTTGCTGCATGGACAGATAATTTCACTAATATTAAGTCATTTTCTCCTGAAATGCAGTGTTTTTATCTTATTTCTAGGCTaagtttttttgcagtgtatgtatctgtgtgttcatcataaagtgcaacagtagaccaacccgataacgaacttgtaagtagagggaaatactacgataatacatttTTGGCGCTGCGAGCAGAGTTACTGGAGTAATCATGTGttgcatttttgtgtgtttggttACATTTTTCAAAGACAGGGATGGATTGCCCATAGGCGGCGAATATGCTGTAATCGCATGCTGGCATACAGCCAGCACATGTCAGCGTGCATCAACAgcatttctaaagttttttaGGTGTAGGTTAGAATCAGCTGTTACAGCTGTGTTTTCTCCACTAAAAACAGAGGCAGCAGCAGCCACAACAGCAATGTTAACGGCAACGTTAAACGCAGCAGTAGCAGTGGCTATAGAGAGTGTAGAATAGGAGGCTGTTGTGCTTTCTCCGCGAAAGGCGGAGTCAACCGCAGCAGCTGCACTAGTCAAAGCTGCAGATAAGGCGTCTCTGCATAAAGTGGAGACAAAGGCGGCTAAAACAGAAAACCTGCACTTGTCTGCTGGTCAGACAGGTTGTATATGGTTAATTATTATAAAGCAAATAGATGAGAAAGCAAGAGAGATGAGAAATACCTGTTTAAAAAGTTGTGAGCAGCTAGCAGTACGCTTAGCGATGTATAAGGAGAATGCCATACAGATTAAGCAAAGACTGCTCGGTGTTAAAGCACGCACTTTAATTGCAGGATCTTTTGATCCTGAGAAACGGGAGAGAAATGCAGGAGAACTATTGCCCTTTAATTTGCGTCAGATTGCTGCACTCTCATATCTGCTTGCTGACAAGAGAGGCGCTTTTGTTAAAAGTAAAGACACGTTATGTTGCACACGGGAGTGCAGTTTATAGCAAAGCAGATTGCTGATGGGACAGGAGGCAATCGCTCAAGTA of the Erpetoichthys calabaricus chromosome 2, fErpCal1.3, whole genome shotgun sequence genome contains:
- the LOC114645504 gene encoding tigger transposable element-derived protein 1-like, with protein sequence MIIKQYEGGKKVNAIACDMKLSHCIVSTILKDKNRIHEAVKGSAPLRSTVITKQCTGPIHEMEKLLNIWMEDQIQKQTPLGLFTVQSKARSLFETLKERAGEDYSQEFVASTGWFKRFKKRFQLNNVRVAGETASANEEGASKFVDSFDEIIKDEGYLAEQIFNVDETGLYWKQMPGRSYIHKEAKSMPGFKAHKDRLTLLLGGNIAGFKLKPFLIYHSENPCAFKNVNKHTLPVYYRSNCNAWMNQALFEDWFSNCFIHQVREYCLERGIPFKILLLLDNVPGHPRHLADLYPNVKVVFFLPPNTTPLIQLMDQGVIATLKANYLRTTFAQAIAAIDADLELSLCDFWKQYNILKCIKNLATTWDSVMEKFANVTEGLLGTLSHEDLNISFEKNLMASSTSRELQFSVQQDNLQDSCTSPSSSESNTLKNASLSPTPQSSEQGCSTKLLREASLSKIIQLPCLEYILQSDSELEQEPVFIQLLERLQNICTPQKRQDCMPQINKEMSRHHH